The proteins below are encoded in one region of Micromonospora pisi:
- a CDS encoding YccF domain-containing protein: MVRFILNLLWLIFGSGIVLAIGYGIAALICFVLVVTIPFGVASLRLAYYSLWPFGRTLTPKPGAGIGSGLANVLWVVLAGWWLALMHVVAGVALCVTIIGIPFGIANFKLVPAAFWPLGREVVEIDDLRRPVPSAG; this comes from the coding sequence ATGGTGCGGTTCATTCTCAATCTGCTCTGGCTCATCTTCGGCAGCGGCATCGTGCTCGCGATCGGGTACGGCATCGCGGCGCTGATCTGTTTCGTCCTCGTCGTCACGATCCCGTTCGGGGTCGCGTCGCTGCGGTTGGCCTACTACTCGCTCTGGCCTTTCGGTCGCACGCTCACCCCGAAGCCGGGCGCCGGCATCGGATCGGGGCTCGCGAACGTGCTCTGGGTCGTACTCGCCGGCTGGTGGCTGGCGCTGATGCACGTGGTGGCCGGCGTCGCGCTCTGTGTGACGATCATCGGCATCCCGTTCGGGATCGCCAACTTCAAGCTGGTGCCGGCGGCGTTCTGGCCGCTCGGGCGCGAGGTGGTCGAGATCGACGACCTGCGTCGTCCGGTGCCCTCCGCCGGCTAG
- a CDS encoding DUF6232 family protein, translated as MVTVYYQDDTVRVTSDSVHAGGQRVPVAELTYVWHVRGRGSARSRSRLVGRGVLIFLLSIPPLVAVVCVLSLAYAAQDRGDWRLAATILGVCLVGALALIPFLELPLSWLDRSYDRGSGVYELWVQRAGQELMLLQIADAMRFGQIYRAVQRAVEQHGGDGR; from the coding sequence ATGGTGACGGTCTATTACCAGGACGACACGGTACGGGTCACCTCCGATTCCGTGCACGCGGGAGGTCAGCGGGTGCCGGTCGCCGAGCTGACGTACGTCTGGCACGTGCGCGGGCGTGGTTCGGCGCGTTCCCGTTCCCGGTTGGTCGGACGCGGGGTGCTGATCTTCCTACTCTCGATCCCGCCCCTGGTCGCGGTGGTCTGCGTGCTCTCCCTCGCCTACGCGGCGCAGGATCGCGGGGACTGGCGGCTCGCCGCGACCATTCTCGGGGTCTGTCTCGTCGGCGCGCTGGCCCTGATCCCGTTCCTGGAGCTTCCGCTGAGCTGGCTCGACCGTTCCTACGACCGGGGCTCCGGCGTGTACGAACTGTGGGTGCAGCGTGCGGGGCAGGAACTGATGCTGCTCCAGATCGCCGACGCCATGCGGTTCGGCCAGATCTACCGAGCGGTGCAACGCGCCGTCGAGCAACACGGCGGCGACGGGCGCTGA
- a CDS encoding cellulase family glycosylhydrolase — protein sequence MNRLRRLATLVSATALAAASAVLVAPSAYAATASFAKTQDWGSGYEALFTVRNDTSSTITSWRVEFDLPGGSTIGSSWDAVRTSSGNRHSFANQSWNGTLGAGASTTFGFTVSGTGTPTNCTVNGGSCTGGGGGGDTQAPTTPGNLRSTSVTANSVSLAWNASTDNVGVTGYNIYRGGTLATTVTGTSGTVGGLTAATAYTFTVRARDAAGNLSAVSNQVSATTAPGGGGGSTPAAINGQLRVCGTKLCNRYDQPIQLRGMSTHGIQWYAQCVNNNSLDALATDWRADVLRISMYIQEGGYETDPRGFTDRVHDYIERATARGMYAIVDWHMLTPGDPNDNLSRARTFFTEIASRHKDKTNILYEVANEPNGVGWSSIKSYAEQIIPVIRAQDPDGVVLVGTRAWSSLGLSDGASETEVINNPVNATNIMYTFHFYAASHGSSYLNALSRAADRIPMFVTEFGTQTASGDGANNFTQAQAYLDLMATKKISWVNWNFSDDFRSGAVFNTGTCNGTSYAGTGVLKPAGVWVRDRIRTADDFPTG from the coding sequence ATGAACAGACTTCGTCGGCTGGCGACGCTGGTGTCCGCCACCGCGCTGGCCGCAGCGTCCGCCGTGCTGGTGGCGCCGAGCGCGTACGCGGCGACCGCCAGCTTCGCCAAGACCCAGGACTGGGGCAGCGGGTACGAGGCCCTCTTCACCGTCCGCAACGACACGAGCAGCACGATCACCAGTTGGCGGGTCGAGTTCGATCTGCCCGGCGGCTCCACCATCGGCAGTTCCTGGGACGCGGTCCGGACCAGCTCCGGTAACCGCCACAGCTTCGCCAACCAGTCCTGGAACGGCACCCTCGGCGCGGGGGCGAGCACCACCTTCGGCTTCACCGTCTCCGGCACCGGCACCCCGACCAACTGCACCGTCAACGGCGGGTCCTGCACCGGCGGCGGGGGCGGCGGCGACACCCAGGCACCCACCACGCCGGGCAACCTGCGCAGTACCTCGGTCACCGCGAACAGCGTCTCGCTGGCCTGGAACGCGTCGACCGACAACGTCGGCGTCACCGGCTACAACATCTACCGGGGTGGGACGCTCGCGACCACGGTCACCGGCACCAGCGGCACCGTCGGCGGGTTGACCGCCGCCACCGCGTACACCTTCACGGTCCGGGCGCGGGACGCGGCCGGCAACCTTTCGGCGGTCAGCAACCAGGTCAGCGCGACCACCGCCCCCGGTGGTGGTGGCGGCAGCACCCCGGCGGCGATCAACGGCCAGCTCCGGGTCTGCGGCACCAAGCTCTGCAACCGGTACGACCAGCCGATCCAGTTGCGTGGCATGAGCACGCACGGCATCCAGTGGTACGCCCAGTGCGTCAACAACAACTCGCTCGACGCGCTCGCCACCGACTGGCGGGCCGACGTGCTGCGGATTTCGATGTACATCCAGGAGGGTGGGTACGAGACCGACCCGCGCGGCTTCACCGACCGGGTGCACGACTACATCGAGCGCGCCACCGCCCGGGGCATGTACGCCATCGTGGACTGGCACATGCTCACCCCCGGTGACCCGAACGACAACCTGAGCCGGGCCCGCACCTTCTTCACCGAGATCGCCAGCCGGCACAAGGACAAGACCAACATCCTGTACGAGGTGGCGAACGAGCCGAACGGCGTCGGCTGGTCCAGCATCAAGTCGTACGCGGAGCAGATCATCCCGGTGATCCGTGCACAGGACCCGGACGGTGTGGTGCTGGTCGGCACTCGCGCCTGGTCCTCGCTCGGCCTCTCCGACGGTGCCAGCGAGACCGAGGTGATCAATAACCCGGTCAACGCCACCAACATCATGTACACCTTCCACTTCTATGCCGCCTCGCACGGCTCGTCGTACCTGAACGCGTTGTCGCGGGCCGCCGACCGGATCCCGATGTTCGTCACCGAGTTCGGCACCCAGACCGCCTCCGGTGACGGGGCCAACAACTTCACCCAGGCGCAGGCGTACCTCGACCTGATGGCGACGAAGAAGATCAGTTGGGTGAACTGGAACTTCTCCGACGACTTCCGCTCCGGAGCCGTCTTCAACACCGGCACCTGCAACGGCACCTCGTACGCCGGCACCGGGGTCCTCAAGCCCGCCGGTGTCTGGGTACGCGACCGCATCCGTACCGCCGACGACTTCCCCACCGGCTGA
- a CDS encoding S8 family serine peptidase translates to MRRRRLAVPLLVLVLATGGTVGFAGTASAAPPDGAVTSGNGLGLSGNGDRPILTDGNARTAGSKERVSAASGRYIVELAEEPVTTYTGGTAGLARTRPEQGQRLAPVSTAAQAYRKHLDAQRGAVTAAAGVTAEQTYTTAFNGFSAKLTPAQVNTLKQDKRVRAVTESKLIHTDLGGATATTTAAAATPAAAPTGPTATPDDASKSAGTPQAGTREGASTSGSDAGAGMVIGVLDTGIWPESASFAQQMAVPAGWHGTCQTGVGWASEHCNGKIVGARYFADGYLAATGGLPPGELLSPRDMEGHGTHTASTAAGLPVDNVSIDGRNFGSVSGVAPDAQVAVYKVLWGGSGADADIIAGIDAAVADGVQVLNYSIGPAQGDSAPNTAIAAAFLNAVLAGIFVSASAGNDGWSGMISNAAPWVTTVGAALTNVNEGTIKLGDGTKLTGASMDVLPGGKPKSLVFGDQAGQGAQYCSPDTLDPAKVKDKVVACALDKAFDQVTEVKAKGGAGVVLFDPAGNFRVSSIYDFPVLYLPTAEQAGKLFNYLMRHQTDGSAVLTSGGNGSSVVGVPSVADFSSKGPDQVHPGLLKPDLVAPGTDIIAAVSPAGNLGRNYDAYSGTSMAAPYVAGTAAVLRAKHPTWSPGAVASALRTTATDTQGTTSPMEQGSGIVDAAKADDPGLVIEPAAADLVAFSEATEPDGRDLNLPAVAVREYDGLKPVTVTRKLTNVGDKREIYKVSVTGLEGMEVTVTPKTVAVEPGETVTATIKLRRGTAAWDRYATGAITWQSKAHNVRIPVAVRPWGFTPRPYDDAGLEFGRLINGNGTNVEPGFTGPITGRSTGYTPLLWDSYSMPTGVNGGVFDPQAAGVGAHTFTVPANTAGLVVQLHTEDQDTDLDLWLYKGKQLVRKSTLLWISGEQAVLFMPEPGQYTAYVFARQFGEQTQVIDYQIGHAVIARNGKYVPATLDLPAKVKRGENSMFALKPILPLKGDNWAYTEYTVDGQVVPGHLASVS, encoded by the coding sequence ATGCGACGTCGAAGACTGGCCGTACCCCTGCTGGTCCTCGTCCTGGCGACCGGTGGAACAGTCGGATTCGCGGGTACGGCGTCGGCGGCGCCGCCAGACGGAGCCGTGACCAGCGGCAACGGCCTTGGGCTGAGCGGGAACGGCGATCGGCCGATCCTGACTGATGGCAATGCCCGGACAGCGGGCAGCAAGGAACGCGTGTCGGCCGCCAGTGGCCGGTACATCGTCGAGTTGGCCGAAGAGCCGGTGACGACCTACACAGGTGGGACGGCCGGACTCGCCCGGACCCGTCCCGAACAGGGACAGCGGCTGGCGCCGGTGTCGACGGCGGCGCAGGCGTACCGCAAGCACCTCGACGCGCAGCGTGGCGCGGTGACGGCTGCCGCCGGGGTGACGGCGGAGCAGACCTACACCACCGCGTTCAACGGGTTTTCGGCGAAGCTCACCCCGGCCCAGGTGAACACGCTGAAGCAGGACAAGCGGGTACGTGCGGTCACCGAGTCCAAGCTGATCCACACCGATCTGGGCGGCGCCACCGCGACGACCACTGCGGCCGCGGCGACACCCGCTGCGGCCCCGACCGGCCCGACGGCGACACCCGACGACGCTTCGAAGAGCGCGGGGACGCCGCAGGCGGGCACGCGCGAGGGCGCGTCCACCTCGGGCAGCGACGCCGGCGCCGGCATGGTGATCGGCGTGCTGGACACCGGAATCTGGCCGGAGAGCGCGTCGTTCGCACAGCAGATGGCGGTACCGGCCGGCTGGCACGGCACCTGCCAGACCGGTGTCGGGTGGGCATCCGAACACTGCAACGGCAAGATCGTTGGCGCCCGCTACTTCGCCGACGGCTACCTCGCCGCCACCGGCGGGCTTCCGCCGGGTGAGCTGCTTTCGCCCCGCGACATGGAGGGGCACGGTACGCACACCGCCTCGACCGCCGCCGGCCTGCCGGTGGACAACGTCAGCATTGACGGTCGAAACTTCGGTTCGGTCTCCGGGGTCGCACCGGACGCGCAGGTCGCCGTGTACAAGGTGCTCTGGGGCGGCTCCGGGGCGGACGCGGACATCATCGCGGGCATCGACGCGGCGGTAGCCGACGGCGTTCAGGTGCTCAACTACTCGATCGGCCCGGCGCAGGGGGACAGTGCGCCGAACACCGCGATCGCCGCGGCGTTCCTCAACGCCGTACTGGCCGGGATCTTCGTCTCGGCGTCGGCCGGCAACGACGGCTGGAGCGGGATGATCAGCAACGCGGCGCCGTGGGTGACCACGGTCGGCGCGGCGCTGACGAACGTCAACGAGGGCACGATCAAACTGGGCGACGGCACGAAACTGACCGGCGCCTCGATGGACGTGCTCCCCGGCGGCAAGCCCAAGTCGTTGGTCTTCGGCGACCAGGCCGGTCAGGGCGCGCAGTACTGCAGCCCGGACACGTTGGATCCGGCGAAGGTCAAGGACAAGGTCGTGGCCTGTGCGTTGGACAAGGCGTTCGATCAGGTGACGGAGGTGAAGGCGAAGGGCGGCGCAGGCGTGGTGCTCTTCGACCCGGCGGGCAACTTCCGGGTCAGCTCCATCTATGACTTCCCGGTGCTCTACCTGCCGACCGCGGAGCAGGCGGGCAAGCTGTTCAACTACCTGATGCGGCACCAGACCGACGGCTCCGCCGTGCTGACCTCCGGTGGCAACGGCTCCAGCGTCGTCGGTGTTCCCAGCGTCGCGGACTTCTCCTCCAAGGGGCCGGACCAGGTCCACCCAGGGCTGCTGAAGCCGGACCTGGTTGCCCCGGGCACCGACATCATCGCCGCGGTCTCCCCGGCCGGGAACCTCGGCCGAAACTACGACGCGTACTCGGGCACCTCGATGGCCGCCCCGTACGTGGCCGGCACCGCGGCGGTCCTGCGGGCGAAGCACCCCACCTGGTCACCCGGCGCGGTAGCGTCCGCGCTGCGTACCACCGCGACCGACACCCAGGGCACCACCAGCCCGATGGAGCAGGGCAGCGGCATCGTCGACGCCGCCAAGGCCGACGACCCCGGCCTGGTGATCGAGCCGGCCGCGGCTGACCTGGTCGCGTTCAGTGAGGCGACGGAGCCGGACGGCCGGGATCTCAACCTGCCGGCGGTCGCCGTCCGTGAGTACGACGGGCTCAAGCCGGTGACGGTGACCCGCAAGCTGACCAACGTCGGCGACAAGCGGGAGATCTACAAGGTCTCGGTGACCGGCCTGGAGGGCATGGAGGTCACCGTGACGCCGAAGACCGTGGCGGTGGAGCCGGGCGAGACCGTCACGGCGACCATCAAGCTGCGTCGCGGCACCGCGGCGTGGGACCGCTACGCGACCGGGGCGATCACCTGGCAGAGCAAGGCGCACAACGTACGGATCCCGGTCGCCGTCCGGCCGTGGGGCTTCACCCCACGCCCGTACGACGACGCGGGACTGGAGTTCGGCCGGCTGATCAACGGCAACGGCACCAACGTGGAGCCGGGCTTCACCGGGCCGATCACGGGCCGTTCGACCGGCTACACCCCGCTCCTGTGGGATTCGTACTCGATGCCGACCGGCGTCAACGGTGGGGTCTTCGACCCGCAGGCCGCCGGGGTGGGGGCACACACCTTCACCGTGCCGGCCAACACGGCCGGGCTGGTGGTGCAGCTGCACACCGAGGATCAGGACACCGACCTGGACCTCTGGCTCTACAAGGGCAAGCAGCTGGTCCGGAAGTCAACCCTCCTGTGGATCAGCGGCGAGCAGGCGGTCCTGTTCATGCCGGAGCCCGGCCAGTACACCGCGTACGTCTTCGCCCGCCAGTTCGGTGAGCAGACCCAGGTGATCGACTACCAGATCGGCCACGCCGTGATCGCCCGCAACGGCAAGTACGTCCCCGCGACGCTGGACCTGCCAGCCAAGGTGAAGCGGGGGGAGAACTCGATGTTCGCCCTCAAGCCGATCCTGCCGCTCAAGGGTGACAACTGGGCGTACACGGAGTACACGGTCGACGGACAGGTGGTCCCCGGGCACCTGGCCAGCGTCAGTTAG
- a CDS encoding LLM class flavin-dependent oxidoreductase, with product MGDTAIGVMYRCDSPPEQLPAYARLVERLGYDELWVVEDCFFTGAVSAAAIAASVTETLKIGIGILPAAFRNPALAAMELTNLERVFPGRILPGFGHGMPDWVRQVGADHPSPLAVLGETVSAVRALLAGETVTVDGRYARLDGVKLAFPPAEAPLISTGVRGPKSLRLSGQVADGTILTECTSAPSVRWSRERIDEGRADAGRTDPHRLTLYAWLDFDEKREWARQAIAGRIIGGPKLPPGDDDLAEEIAALVAAHPKVEDLARALPASYLDRFTVAGTATQSAASAKRLIDAGADSIVFVPPDDPQFAVTQITLAAEELLPLLR from the coding sequence ATGGGAGACACGGCAATCGGGGTCATGTACCGCTGCGACAGCCCGCCGGAGCAGCTTCCGGCGTACGCCCGCCTGGTGGAACGGCTCGGTTACGACGAACTCTGGGTGGTCGAGGACTGCTTCTTCACCGGCGCGGTCTCCGCCGCCGCGATCGCCGCCTCGGTCACCGAGACGTTGAAGATCGGCATCGGCATCCTGCCGGCCGCGTTCCGGAACCCGGCCCTGGCCGCGATGGAGCTGACCAATCTGGAACGGGTCTTCCCCGGCCGGATCCTGCCGGGCTTCGGGCACGGCATGCCCGACTGGGTCCGCCAGGTCGGCGCCGATCATCCGTCACCGCTGGCGGTGCTCGGTGAGACGGTCAGCGCGGTACGCGCCCTGCTGGCCGGCGAGACGGTCACCGTCGACGGCCGGTACGCGAGGCTGGACGGGGTGAAGCTGGCGTTTCCGCCGGCCGAGGCGCCCCTGATCTCGACCGGCGTACGCGGCCCGAAGTCGCTGCGCCTCTCCGGGCAGGTGGCCGACGGCACGATCCTGACCGAGTGCACGAGCGCGCCATCCGTACGTTGGTCCCGGGAGCGGATCGACGAGGGCCGGGCCGACGCCGGGCGTACCGACCCGCACCGGCTGACCCTCTACGCCTGGCTCGACTTCGACGAGAAGCGCGAGTGGGCCCGTCAGGCGATCGCCGGGCGGATCATCGGCGGCCCGAAGCTCCCGCCCGGCGACGACGACCTGGCCGAGGAGATCGCAGCCCTGGTCGCCGCCCACCCGAAAGTGGAGGACCTCGCCCGGGCGCTGCCCGCGAGCTACCTCGACCGCTTCACTGTCGCCGGTACGGCAACGCAGAGCGCGGCGTCGGCGAAGCGGCTGATCGACGCGGGTGCCGATTCGATCGTCTTCGTTCCCCCGGACGACCCACAGTTCGCCGTCACCCAGATCACCCTCGCCGCCGAGGAGCTCCTCCCCCTGCTCCGCTGA
- a CDS encoding alpha-keto acid decarboxylase family protein, producing MTTVGELLLSRLHDLGIRHIFGLPGDYNMEFLDQIEAFPGIEWVGSCNELNASYSADGYARLVGIAAIVTTFGPGELSAVNGLAGAMAESVPIVSIVGGPTVKVMEQHTAMHHSIGDGDFDRWIRVGREVTVAQTSLTADNAGTEIDRVLREGWLAQRPVYIRLPGDVARQQVTPPSSPLVRPEPLVDQTQLDAFIGIARRLLAKATRPALLVGNLAIRYDLHDLVNSLLVDRNWPVATQSMGRGFMDESSPHFVGIYNGGDSLEPARTAIEGADALICVGTKFFDWDGLFTADLDLSLIIGLNNTSATVGDTVFPSVPPAAALRALYEIAPVREAPWDVTIVPPPAPLDPTSTEPLRQARLWPAVGAILRPGDVLVPETGTPSFGVTNFHLQPGTDVLIAPLWGSIGYATPAAFGAGVANADRRVVLITGDGSLQLTAQEISRMLATGQRPIIMVLNNGGYTVERAVDGRHQPYNNIDDWRYAELPAVFARKASIDSYVVATEGELARVFEGLSGKPERLTIIEVKLGMEDMPIGMPVWGRETTALDYQSQVASEPPRLPWGGLPQQTSS from the coding sequence ATGACCACCGTGGGCGAGCTGCTGCTCAGCCGGCTCCACGACCTCGGCATACGGCACATCTTCGGTCTGCCCGGCGACTACAACATGGAGTTCCTCGACCAGATCGAGGCGTTTCCCGGCATCGAGTGGGTGGGTAGCTGTAACGAGCTGAACGCGTCGTACAGCGCCGACGGCTACGCCCGGCTGGTCGGCATCGCGGCGATCGTCACCACCTTCGGCCCCGGCGAACTCTCCGCCGTCAACGGCCTGGCCGGGGCGATGGCGGAGTCGGTGCCGATCGTGTCGATCGTCGGCGGGCCCACCGTCAAGGTCATGGAGCAGCACACGGCGATGCACCACTCGATCGGCGACGGTGATTTCGACAGGTGGATCCGGGTCGGTCGGGAGGTGACCGTGGCCCAGACCAGCCTCACCGCCGACAACGCCGGCACCGAGATCGACCGGGTGCTGCGCGAGGGTTGGCTCGCCCAGCGACCGGTCTACATACGTCTGCCCGGCGACGTCGCCCGACAGCAGGTGACACCCCCCAGCTCACCGCTGGTACGGCCCGAGCCGCTGGTCGACCAGACCCAGCTCGACGCGTTCATCGGCATCGCCCGACGGCTGCTCGCCAAGGCCACCCGCCCGGCGCTGCTGGTGGGCAACCTGGCGATCCGGTACGACCTGCACGACCTCGTGAACTCCCTGCTGGTCGACCGGAACTGGCCGGTGGCGACACAGAGCATGGGCCGAGGCTTCATGGACGAGTCGAGCCCGCATTTTGTCGGCATCTACAACGGCGGCGACAGTCTCGAACCGGCTCGTACGGCGATCGAAGGGGCGGACGCCCTGATCTGCGTCGGCACCAAGTTCTTCGACTGGGACGGCCTGTTCACTGCCGATCTGGACCTGTCCCTGATCATCGGGCTCAACAACACCTCCGCCACCGTCGGGGACACCGTGTTCCCGTCCGTACCCCCGGCGGCGGCACTGCGCGCGCTCTACGAGATCGCGCCGGTACGCGAGGCCCCCTGGGACGTCACCATCGTGCCGCCGCCCGCCCCGCTCGACCCGACCAGCACCGAACCGCTCCGGCAGGCGCGACTCTGGCCCGCGGTGGGAGCCATCCTGCGCCCGGGTGACGTACTCGTGCCGGAGACCGGTACGCCGTCGTTCGGCGTGACGAACTTCCATCTCCAGCCCGGCACGGACGTGCTGATCGCACCACTCTGGGGCTCGATCGGGTACGCCACACCGGCCGCGTTCGGCGCGGGCGTGGCGAACGCCGACCGCCGGGTCGTCCTCATCACCGGCGACGGATCACTCCAGCTCACCGCGCAGGAGATCAGCCGGATGCTCGCCACCGGCCAACGCCCGATCATCATGGTCCTCAACAACGGTGGCTACACGGTGGAACGGGCGGTCGACGGCCGGCACCAGCCGTACAACAACATCGACGACTGGCGGTACGCCGAACTGCCGGCGGTCTTCGCCCGCAAGGCGTCGATCGACTCGTACGTGGTCGCCACCGAAGGGGAACTGGCCCGGGTCTTCGAGGGGCTCTCGGGCAAACCGGAACGGTTGACGATCATCGAGGTGAAGCTCGGCATGGAGGACATGCCGATCGGCATGCCCGTCTGGGGCCGGGAGACAACCGCCCTCGACTACCAGAGCCAGGTCGCCTCGGAACCTCCCCGGCTGCCCTGGGGCGGACTGCCGCAGCAGACGTCGAGCTGA
- a CDS encoding DUF6232 family protein produces the protein MITYYDDRSVRVTSEAIRVADRAYPLMELAEIWHQRGTRSWRVLANRGALGIGLIGPVVAALIGIALAVRFHSSITVTLAIIGVSCLVGFAVGPVADLLLEFLDRSYTRGSHRLEIWVRWHGEPVRLLQTTDALRFGQIYRALQRAVEQRQGMPRPR, from the coding sequence ATGATCACCTATTACGACGACCGATCCGTACGGGTCACCTCCGAGGCGATCCGGGTCGCCGACCGCGCCTACCCGTTGATGGAACTGGCCGAGATCTGGCACCAGCGGGGCACCCGCTCCTGGCGGGTACTGGCCAACCGGGGCGCGCTCGGGATCGGACTGATCGGACCGGTGGTCGCCGCCCTGATCGGCATCGCCCTCGCCGTCCGCTTCCACTCCTCGATCACCGTGACGCTCGCCATCATCGGCGTCTCGTGCCTGGTCGGCTTCGCTGTCGGCCCGGTCGCCGACCTGCTGCTCGAATTCCTGGACCGCTCGTACACCCGGGGCTCGCACCGGCTGGAGATCTGGGTCCGTTGGCACGGCGAGCCCGTCCGGCTGCTCCAGACCACCGACGCCCTCCGGTTCGGACAGATCTACCGGGCGTTGCAACGGGCCGTGGAACAACGCCAGGGTATGCCCCGCCCCCGCTGA
- a CDS encoding SDR family NAD(P)-dependent oxidoreductase, whose product MTGGTQGMGLAFARRAAAEGARVVIGARDKDRGEQVAGEIRNAGGNALFVPTDVTVEEEMARLVDTAVSEFGRLDGAFNNAGGGPMGSVRETGSDNWHQSLALNLTSVFYGLKYELPAIIASGGGGAVVNNASVSGVKGDATQAAYNAAKHGVIGLTRSAALDVAGSGVRVNALVTGLIDTPLWQGVVSRDPSAAQRYLSVQPTGRAGTSDEVAALTTFLLGDESAFITGAAIAIDGALTA is encoded by the coding sequence GTGACCGGCGGCACGCAGGGCATGGGCCTGGCGTTCGCGCGGCGGGCGGCGGCGGAAGGCGCCCGTGTCGTCATCGGTGCCCGGGACAAGGACCGGGGCGAGCAGGTGGCGGGCGAGATCAGGAACGCGGGCGGCAACGCCCTGTTCGTGCCGACCGACGTGACCGTCGAGGAGGAGATGGCGCGGCTCGTCGACACCGCGGTGTCGGAGTTCGGCCGCCTGGACGGCGCGTTCAACAACGCCGGCGGCGGACCGATGGGCAGCGTCCGGGAGACCGGGAGCGACAACTGGCACCAGTCGCTCGCCCTCAACCTGACGAGCGTCTTCTACGGTCTCAAGTACGAGCTGCCGGCGATCATCGCCTCCGGCGGTGGTGGCGCGGTCGTCAACAACGCCTCCGTGTCCGGCGTCAAGGGCGACGCCACGCAGGCCGCCTACAACGCGGCGAAGCATGGCGTCATCGGCCTCACCCGCTCGGCGGCACTCGACGTGGCCGGCTCTGGCGTTCGGGTAAACGCCCTGGTCACCGGCCTGATCGACACCCCGCTCTGGCAGGGGGTGGTGAGCCGCGATCCGTCGGCCGCGCAGCGCTACCTGTCGGTTCAGCCGACCGGGCGGGCCGGCACCTCGGACGAGGTCGCCGCACTCACCACGTTCCTGCTCGGCGACGAGTCCGCCTTCATCACCGGTGCGGCCATCGCCATCGACGGCGCCCTCACCGCCTGA
- a CDS encoding ribokinase, with protein sequence MSRPRVVVVGSANMDLVAMTPVLPAAGQTVLGTDFVMVPGGKGANQAIAATRAGASGVFLGAIGSDSFGVTLKARIAASGVDTSQLRVVYGASGVAVVTVDAVGENTVVVAPGANAAFTVLTEAELSAVRRADVLVAQLEIPLDTVLEAARAARAAGTRVVLNAAPARELPTELLDLVDLLVVNEGEARAVSGTGRDEPEALLRAVPRAVLTLGADGAWYGDRDGTAVHIPGFPIEAVDSTGAGDAFTGALAVAWGEGRELVDAVRWACAAGAACARHVGASASLPRREEIDALYATANATGN encoded by the coding sequence ATGAGCCGACCCCGGGTCGTTGTCGTGGGCAGCGCCAACATGGATCTGGTCGCCATGACGCCGGTGCTGCCGGCGGCCGGTCAGACCGTGCTCGGCACCGACTTTGTGATGGTCCCCGGAGGCAAGGGGGCCAACCAGGCCATCGCCGCCACCCGGGCCGGCGCCTCCGGCGTCTTCCTCGGCGCGATCGGCTCCGACTCGTTCGGCGTGACACTCAAGGCCCGGATCGCCGCCTCCGGCGTCGACACCAGTCAACTGCGCGTCGTGTACGGCGCCTCCGGTGTCGCCGTCGTCACGGTCGACGCGGTGGGGGAGAACACGGTCGTGGTCGCACCGGGCGCGAACGCCGCGTTCACCGTCCTGACCGAGGCGGAGCTTTCCGCCGTACGCCGGGCGGACGTGCTGGTCGCCCAGTTGGAGATTCCGCTCGACACGGTGCTCGAAGCCGCCCGCGCGGCACGGGCCGCCGGCACCCGGGTGGTGCTGAACGCCGCGCCGGCCCGGGAACTCCCGACCGAACTGCTCGACCTGGTCGACCTGCTCGTGGTCAACGAGGGGGAGGCGCGGGCGGTCAGCGGCACCGGTCGGGACGAACCGGAGGCGCTGCTGCGTGCCGTACCCCGGGCGGTTCTGACCCTCGGCGCCGACGGCGCCTGGTACGGCGACCGGGACGGCACCGCCGTGCACATCCCGGGCTTCCCGATCGAGGCGGTCGACTCGACCGGCGCCGGTGACGCCTTCACCGGCGCGCTCGCGGTCGCCTGGGGCGAGGGCCGGGAGCTGGTCGACGCGGTGCGCTGGGCCTGCGCCGCCGGTGCCGCCTGCGCCCGCCACGTCGGTGCCTCCGCCTCGCTGCCCCGCCGCGAGGAGATCGACGCCCTGTACGCCACCGCCAACGCCACGGGGAACTGA